From Sporosarcina sp. Te-1, the proteins below share one genomic window:
- a CDS encoding carbohydrate ABC transporter permease: MKTSLPAKIWIYFLLIVTSLLVFFPVLYAFMISFMTAPEIIQGRFFPKEISLENYAKVFDRLPLLSYLLNSFIVSISVMLGQLVVCSLAAYAFVFFKFKGRDFIFFLFISTMMIPWEATMIPNVFTIRKLDWFNTYQGLTLPFFALAFGTFLLRQHFLTIPKELHEASQIAGLSRFKFFWKVVLPISKTSLVTLGAYGFLTTWNMYLWPLLITTNQSVRTVQIGLKQLQSQEIATEWGVVMAGVIVVIIPTLLLLFIGQKQLQKGLSQGALK, encoded by the coding sequence ATGAAAACAAGCCTTCCTGCGAAAATATGGATTTATTTCTTATTAATTGTCACGTCGTTACTAGTTTTTTTCCCTGTTCTTTATGCATTTATGATTTCATTCATGACCGCTCCGGAAATCATACAGGGACGCTTCTTCCCAAAAGAGATCAGTTTGGAGAACTATGCCAAAGTGTTCGATCGCTTGCCGTTGCTCAGTTATTTGCTGAATAGCTTCATCGTTTCGATTAGTGTCATGCTCGGGCAACTCGTCGTCTGCAGTCTAGCTGCATATGCTTTTGTATTTTTCAAGTTTAAAGGGCGGGATTTCATCTTCTTTCTCTTTATTTCAACGATGATGATTCCGTGGGAAGCGACGATGATTCCGAACGTGTTCACAATCCGGAAGCTGGATTGGTTCAATACATACCAAGGGCTGACGCTGCCATTCTTCGCCTTGGCATTCGGGACTTTCTTGCTTAGGCAGCATTTCCTGACGATACCAAAAGAGCTTCATGAGGCATCCCAGATTGCTGGTTTGAGCCGATTCAAGTTTTTTTGGAAAGTGGTCCTTCCTATTTCCAAGACTAGTCTCGTTACGCTTGGGGCATACGGATTTTTGACGACATGGAACATGTACCTATGGCCGCTGCTCATCACGACCAATCAGTCTGTCCGAACCGTGCAGATCGGACTGAAGCAATTACAGTCCCAAGAAATAGCGACCGAATGGGGGGTGGTCATGGCGGGTGTCATTGTCGTCATCATTCCGACGCTATTATTGCTCTTTATCGGACAAAAGCAATTGCAGAAAGGATTATCGCAAGGCGCATTGAAATGA
- a CDS encoding ABC transporter substrate-binding protein yields MGRNPLLWLLILAMAILTACTNSDSNTNSESSTEDSGEKKEPAKTEDGKVSIEFWHAMSGTGQESIDSIVNGFNESQDKYEVKAEYQGSYEESLTKLRSVGGTKDAPAITQVFEVGTKYMIESGYIEPMQSFIDKDNYDVSQLEENILNYYRVDGDLYSMPFNSSTPVMIYNKDAFKEAGLDPEKAPETFADVIAAAEKLTTDEMKGFSMLTYGWFFEQLVATQGGLYVNENNGRTGDATEAVFNGPEGRNVFDFLDRMNKAGTFGNFGTNWDDIRAAFATGKVAMYMDSSAGVAGAIANAPFEVGVAYIPHADEVKRNGVVIGGASLWMSKGIAEEEQKAAWEFMKYLTTPEVQAKWHLDTGYFAINPKAYEEENVKAKWAEYPQFKVTVDQLQDTVPGYATQGALISVFPESRQQIVTALEELYQGKDPQEVLDKAVEGTNRAMEIANKTKK; encoded by the coding sequence ATGGGCAGAAATCCACTTTTATGGCTTCTTATTTTAGCTATGGCCATCCTGACGGCCTGTACGAACAGTGACAGCAATACGAATAGCGAGTCTTCAACGGAAGATTCGGGAGAAAAGAAAGAACCGGCTAAAACTGAGGATGGCAAAGTGTCGATCGAGTTCTGGCATGCGATGTCGGGAACAGGTCAAGAGTCGATTGATTCAATCGTCAACGGGTTCAATGAGTCGCAAGATAAATATGAGGTGAAAGCCGAATATCAGGGATCCTATGAAGAATCTTTGACAAAATTGCGCAGTGTCGGTGGAACGAAAGACGCGCCTGCCATTACACAAGTCTTTGAGGTCGGGACAAAATACATGATTGAGAGCGGATATATCGAGCCGATGCAATCATTCATCGATAAAGACAATTACGACGTATCCCAGCTAGAGGAAAATATATTGAATTACTATCGAGTGGATGGAGACCTCTATTCTATGCCGTTCAACTCTTCCACACCGGTGATGATTTACAACAAGGATGCATTCAAGGAAGCTGGACTGGATCCGGAAAAGGCGCCTGAGACATTTGCCGATGTCATTGCGGCAGCGGAGAAATTGACCACGGATGAAATGAAGGGCTTCTCTATGCTGACCTACGGATGGTTCTTCGAGCAGCTTGTGGCAACACAAGGCGGTCTTTATGTGAATGAAAACAACGGCCGCACGGGAGACGCCACAGAAGCGGTTTTCAATGGGCCAGAAGGACGGAATGTTTTTGATTTCCTAGATCGGATGAACAAGGCTGGTACGTTCGGAAACTTCGGAACAAACTGGGATGATATCCGTGCGGCATTTGCTACCGGAAAAGTTGCCATGTACATGGATTCTTCTGCTGGTGTTGCAGGAGCCATCGCGAATGCGCCGTTTGAAGTGGGTGTCGCGTATATTCCACATGCCGACGAAGTGAAACGCAATGGCGTAGTCATTGGCGGAGCCTCTCTCTGGATGTCGAAAGGGATTGCGGAAGAGGAGCAGAAAGCGGCTTGGGAATTCATGAAGTACTTGACGACACCGGAAGTGCAAGCGAAATGGCATCTGGATACTGGTTATTTCGCCATCAACCCGAAAGCATATGAAGAAGAAAATGTGAAAGCGAAGTGGGCGGAATATCCACAGTTCAAAGTAACGGTCGATCAGCTGCAAGATACCGTGCCTGGCTATGCGACACAAGGGGCGCTTATCTCAGTGTTCCCGGAATCCAGGCAGCAGATTGTCACAGCTTTAGAAGAATTATATCAAGGGAAAGACCCGCAAGAGGTGCTTGATAAAGCCGTGGAAGGTACGAACCGCGCAATGGAAATAGCAAATAAGACCAAGAAATAA
- a CDS encoding TetR/AcrR family transcriptional regulator, producing MKERLQQAVLELIVEKGLKFTISDIAAKVAVSKRTFYEHFSSKQHIIETIVDEAIEEVKQREQSIFQRKDWSCEQKLRAILLIVPSGLQVGDTVLLDQMKRFAPNEWLKIEKLLREEWETVRQIIEMGIQNGEFRPMDVPSVLQVLHGASMTIFDPEFYIHSGKPLSEVVETMVELVMHGIVNRKE from the coding sequence GTGAAAGAGAGGCTGCAACAGGCGGTTTTGGAATTGATTGTAGAGAAAGGGTTGAAATTCACGATAAGTGACATTGCTGCCAAAGTAGCGGTAAGTAAGAGGACTTTTTACGAACACTTTAGTTCGAAACAGCATATTATCGAGACGATTGTGGACGAAGCAATTGAGGAAGTGAAACAGCGGGAACAGTCGATATTCCAAAGGAAAGATTGGTCTTGCGAACAAAAATTGAGGGCTATCTTATTGATCGTACCCAGTGGACTGCAGGTTGGGGATACCGTGCTATTAGACCAGATGAAGCGGTTTGCTCCGAATGAGTGGCTAAAAATAGAGAAGCTTCTACGCGAGGAATGGGAGACGGTCCGACAGATTATTGAAATGGGCATACAAAACGGGGAATTCCGTCCAATGGATGTTCCGAGTGTCCTTCAAGTATTGCACGGGGCGTCCATGACGATTTTTGATCCTGAATTCTATATCCATTCTGGCAAACCGTTGTCTGAAGTTGTTGAGACAATGGTTGAGCTCGTGATGCATGGAATAGTAAATCGAAAGGAATGA
- a CDS encoding alanine--glyoxylate aminotransferase family protein, translating into MKNKEMLLIPGPTPVGDSIYDAMAGETRGHTDPRFVATYKQAIEQTRELLKTDGEVFVISGSGTVAMEMALVNTVAAGERLLIISHGYFGDRFIKLAKAFGIEMDVLQAEWGQQVSIEEVEKKLDEHTYKAVTVTHADTSTGVAADLDRLVPLIKKHGALVIVDGVCATAAMEEDMSKEYGSPDYKIDIVLTGSQKAIGVPPGLAIVAFNQTALKAREAIGQVPAYYCDIHNWIPIMQNPANYFATPPVNLIYAYEEGMKLVLAEGMDKRTARHAAFGRAVRTALREYGMTPLASEEVAASTLSCILYPEGVNDADFRASLAEKGIIVAGALAHLAGKAFRVGHMGNTTEDMLAGAIRAIGEVLQELGRTVDIEKAVNQFSELVSANVQ; encoded by the coding sequence ATGAAGAATAAAGAGATGTTATTAATTCCGGGGCCGACCCCGGTTGGCGATTCCATTTATGATGCGATGGCTGGGGAGACAAGAGGACATACGGATCCCCGTTTTGTCGCCACTTATAAGCAGGCCATCGAGCAGACCCGCGAATTGTTGAAAACCGATGGTGAAGTGTTTGTTATTTCTGGTTCCGGCACGGTTGCCATGGAAATGGCTCTTGTTAACACGGTAGCTGCTGGGGAACGGTTGTTGATCATCAGTCACGGCTATTTCGGGGACCGCTTTATCAAACTCGCTAAAGCGTTCGGAATTGAGATGGATGTATTGCAAGCTGAGTGGGGACAGCAGGTATCCATAGAGGAAGTGGAAAAGAAACTCGATGAGCATACATACAAGGCGGTCACAGTGACACATGCCGATACGTCAACAGGTGTGGCAGCAGATTTGGACCGTCTCGTCCCACTCATAAAAAAACACGGGGCTCTCGTTATCGTGGATGGCGTTTGTGCGACGGCGGCGATGGAAGAGGACATGAGCAAAGAATACGGAAGTCCCGACTATAAAATTGATATTGTTCTTACAGGATCTCAAAAAGCGATCGGTGTCCCGCCTGGCCTTGCCATTGTCGCATTCAATCAAACTGCACTAAAGGCGAGAGAAGCAATCGGGCAGGTGCCGGCCTATTATTGCGATATTCATAATTGGATTCCGATCATGCAAAATCCGGCCAACTATTTCGCAACGCCACCCGTCAATCTGATTTACGCTTATGAGGAAGGAATGAAACTCGTCCTTGCCGAAGGGATGGACAAGCGGACCGCACGTCATGCAGCATTCGGCCGTGCTGTTCGTACCGCTTTACGGGAATACGGTATGACCCCGCTCGCTTCAGAAGAGGTCGCGGCCTCGACATTAAGCTGTATCCTCTATCCCGAAGGTGTGAATGACGCGGATTTCCGGGCTTCCCTTGCTGAAAAAGGAATTATTGTCGCAGGTGCGTTAGCCCATTTGGCTGGCAAAGCATTCCGGGTTGGACATATGGGGAACACGACAGAAGACATGCTTGCAGGCGCGATCCGTGCCATCGGCGAAGTGCTCCAGGAGTTGGGACGCACTGTAGATATCGAAAAAGCCGTCAACCAATTTTCCGAACTTGTCTCCGCGAATGTTCAATAA
- a CDS encoding glycerophosphodiester phosphodiesterase family protein, whose translation MKKFFLISFLLFLAGCEQPAKPVPLPENNFLVIAHRGASAYAPEHTIGAYELAIQMRADYLELDLQQTKDGKLVVMHNRFIVNQQKEIAVADLTYEELKTLHEEGTGQRQTVLESAEKTNEGLISLEEVLERFGADVNYYIELKTPASYPGMEEDLIAELRDFGLLDGNQNPPRIILQSFDRKSLQRIHKLEPDIPLIQLYSFDKAPSFKESDFQKLNKYASGIGINKDVVSKELINQFHRHGLDIHPYTVNEEEVMRRLYEWGADGIFTDHPDIGVEVKREER comes from the coding sequence ATGAAAAAGTTTTTTCTGATCAGTTTCCTACTTTTCCTGGCAGGCTGCGAACAACCAGCAAAGCCCGTGCCATTACCCGAAAATAATTTTCTAGTTATCGCACATCGCGGTGCCTCCGCTTACGCGCCTGAGCATACAATCGGTGCTTATGAACTCGCGATTCAAATGCGTGCGGATTATTTGGAGCTTGATCTTCAACAAACGAAAGACGGCAAACTCGTTGTCATGCATAATCGATTTATCGTCAATCAACAAAAGGAAATCGCTGTTGCGGATTTGACATATGAGGAACTGAAGACCTTGCACGAGGAAGGTACAGGACAAAGGCAAACCGTTTTGGAAAGTGCAGAGAAGACAAATGAGGGACTGATCAGCCTAGAGGAAGTGCTGGAACGGTTCGGGGCGGATGTCAACTACTATATTGAATTGAAAACGCCTGCTAGCTATCCTGGCATGGAGGAAGACTTGATTGCTGAATTGCGGGACTTCGGACTCCTGGATGGCAACCAGAATCCTCCTCGAATTATCTTGCAATCATTCGACCGTAAAAGCTTACAGCGAATTCACAAATTGGAACCAGACATTCCGTTGATCCAATTGTATTCCTTTGACAAGGCGCCCTCCTTCAAAGAATCAGATTTCCAGAAATTGAACAAGTATGCTTCCGGCATTGGAATTAACAAGGATGTCGTCTCAAAAGAATTGATCAATCAATTTCATCGACACGGACTGGATATCCATCCGTACACGGTAAACGAAGAAGAAGTCATGCGTCGATTATATGAATGGGGTGCGGATGGCATCTTTACCGACCATCCGGATATTGGGGTGGAAGTGAAACGAGAAGAACGATGA
- a CDS encoding ABC transporter ATP-binding protein — MKKVELINVSKSYDKQVDVISNINVTIEPGEFFVLIGPSGCGKSTMLRMIAGLEEITGGTLKIGEKVANHLSPDRRDLSMVFQNYALYPHLTVQQNITFGLDVKRMKKEEQKQKAEEVAQLLGLTDYLGRKPRELSGGQRQRVALARAIVSETPICLMDEPLSNLDAKLRAHMRSEIRRIQRSLGITMIYVTHDQVEAMTMGDRIMILHEGKIQQIGKPIDIYNHPANPFVATFIGSPPMNLSEAELDETKSHLIIGKDLRLPLPKGDDIDLSKRKLTVGVRPENLHPATNESTDGSLFDVTVTNVEVLGNETIFSFLVGEKEWMAKWTGQWHINIGDRLPIRMDFDTLSIFDREDGQLLKKTIDQSHHVAQQEVVE; from the coding sequence ATGAAAAAAGTGGAACTGATCAATGTTTCAAAATCATACGACAAGCAAGTGGACGTTATTTCGAATATAAACGTCACGATTGAGCCAGGCGAGTTTTTTGTTCTTATCGGACCGTCCGGTTGTGGAAAAAGTACGATGCTTCGGATGATCGCAGGATTGGAGGAAATAACGGGGGGGACGTTGAAAATCGGGGAGAAAGTCGCAAACCATTTATCTCCGGATCGACGGGATTTGTCTATGGTGTTCCAAAATTATGCACTGTATCCCCACTTGACGGTCCAACAGAATATCACGTTCGGACTGGATGTCAAGCGGATGAAAAAGGAGGAACAGAAACAGAAAGCGGAGGAAGTTGCTCAATTGCTAGGTTTGACGGACTATCTCGGCAGAAAACCGAGGGAGCTGTCAGGCGGGCAGCGTCAACGTGTCGCGCTCGCCCGGGCGATTGTCAGTGAAACACCGATTTGTCTTATGGATGAACCATTGTCCAATCTTGACGCCAAGCTGCGGGCGCATATGCGGTCTGAAATCAGAAGGATTCAACGTTCTCTCGGCATTACAATGATTTACGTGACACATGATCAGGTGGAGGCGATGACGATGGGGGATCGGATTATGATTCTCCATGAAGGGAAAATCCAGCAGATCGGAAAACCGATTGACATCTATAATCATCCTGCGAATCCATTTGTCGCGACATTTATCGGATCACCGCCGATGAATCTTTCAGAGGCGGAGCTGGATGAAACGAAATCTCATTTGATCATCGGGAAGGATCTTCGATTGCCGTTGCCGAAGGGAGACGATATAGATCTCTCGAAACGGAAATTGACGGTAGGAGTTCGTCCGGAAAACCTGCATCCAGCCACAAATGAAAGTACTGATGGTTCCTTGTTCGATGTCACGGTGACCAATGTGGAGGTTCTTGGGAATGAGACGATTTTTTCTTTTCTAGTGGGCGAAAAGGAATGGATGGCGAAGTGGACCGGACAGTGGCATATCAACATTGGCGATCGCCTGCCGATTCGGATGGATTTTGATACGCTGTCCATTTTTGACCGGGAGGATGGCCAACTGCTCAAGAAGACAATCGATCAAAGCCATCATGTCGCGCAACAAGAGGTGGTCGAATGA
- a CDS encoding multidrug efflux SMR transporter encodes MAWIYLSMAILFEIIGTLSMKMSEGFTKGVPSIFMIVFYILAFASLNFSLKTIPVSIAYAIWSGIGTAAIAVLGYYFFKETLTVTKVIAIGLIIAGVVLLNSGDHFVLKAQSGESSSSHEMEG; translated from the coding sequence TTGGCTTGGATTTATTTGTCGATGGCCATCTTGTTCGAAATTATAGGGACCCTTTCTATGAAGATGTCCGAAGGGTTTACAAAAGGTGTACCATCCATCTTTATGATCGTGTTTTACATACTCGCTTTCGCCAGCTTGAATTTTTCATTAAAGACTATACCGGTCAGCATTGCTTACGCCATCTGGTCTGGTATCGGGACAGCTGCAATCGCAGTTCTTGGATATTATTTCTTCAAGGAGACGCTGACTGTCACAAAGGTTATAGCTATCGGGCTTATTATTGCCGGAGTGGTTTTATTAAATAGTGGTGATCATTTTGTTCTAAAAGCTCAAAGCGGAGAATCTTCGAGCTCACACGAGATGGAGGGGTAA
- a CDS encoding bifunctional 2',3'-cyclic-nucleotide 2'-phosphodiesterase/3'-nucleotidase, whose translation MSLLKKVGMWIVVMALAVSGFSFGLNVSAASSNDVTRGEFITAVVKALELELRDGTSHPFTDVDEQLAPFVEAALANGLVKGATASEFKPGEKLTREHAFLITSRAVKTDKVYPTSLLDKFKDKNQFKTNELEELAKSVGLDIFRGFEDGTAKPQKVVTKGQVKKIIDRLLEVHSTQPELPEEEPNEQPSNDNVSLRILGTSDLHTNFVNHDYYQDKPTNEFGLAKTAVLIEEARAENPNNLLFDNGDLIQGTPLGAYKVSVDRLEKGELHPAMAALGALDFDASTLGNHEFNYGLDYLDMVLEEAPFPIVNANVYDAVTGKNRYTPYVILDKKVVDGKGKQHELKVGVIGIVAPGIMRWDRALLEGKVIAEDAADTVEKFIPEIEEAGADMIVVLSHSGMGDETHTKGEDDVVYQISQFEGVDAILTGHNHSVFPGDYGDLPNVDMEKGTVNGTPVVMPGKFGSHLGILDLVLEKDGDSWKVVDGTGSLREIDKDSDVVNQKVIDAVKEAHEGTIEYVRSPVGKTTAPITSYFALVKDDPSIQIVTNAQKWYVEEQVKGTDYENLPVLSAGAPFKAGGRNGANYYTEIPAGEIAIKNVADLYVYDNTVAALVLTGADVKEWLEMSAGQFNQIDPSSNEEQDLINAEFRTYNFDVLDGVTYQVDVTQPAKYDHKGETINENASRIVNLQYDGKPIDPKQKFIVVTNNYRASGNFPGVRNAIDTIEYAYENREAIMDYMIDQKTIDPSADNNWTFVQVEGDAKIFFETSGKAQNFAPEEGDIEYSAPTKDGFAKFSIKLK comes from the coding sequence ATGTCGCTATTGAAAAAAGTGGGCATGTGGATTGTCGTCATGGCACTCGCAGTAAGCGGTTTCTCATTCGGTTTGAATGTAAGCGCTGCCAGCTCAAATGATGTGACACGCGGAGAATTCATAACCGCTGTCGTGAAGGCTCTCGAATTGGAATTAAGGGATGGCACATCGCATCCATTTACAGATGTCGATGAGCAATTGGCTCCATTTGTAGAGGCTGCACTAGCGAACGGATTGGTGAAAGGAGCTACGGCTTCGGAATTCAAACCGGGCGAGAAATTGACGCGGGAGCATGCATTCTTGATAACATCGCGTGCTGTTAAGACGGACAAAGTCTATCCGACATCATTGCTTGATAAGTTTAAAGACAAGAACCAATTCAAAACGAATGAGTTGGAAGAATTGGCGAAAAGCGTAGGCTTGGACATCTTTAGAGGCTTTGAAGATGGAACAGCGAAGCCGCAGAAAGTCGTAACGAAAGGCCAAGTGAAAAAGATCATCGATCGTTTACTGGAAGTACATAGTACACAACCTGAACTACCGGAAGAAGAGCCGAATGAACAACCGTCAAATGACAACGTTTCACTTCGTATCCTTGGCACAAGCGATTTGCATACAAACTTTGTCAACCATGATTATTATCAGGACAAGCCGACAAATGAATTCGGTTTGGCAAAGACAGCTGTCCTCATCGAGGAAGCACGTGCGGAAAACCCGAACAACCTGTTGTTCGACAATGGAGACTTGATTCAAGGAACGCCGCTTGGTGCTTATAAAGTATCTGTTGATCGGTTGGAAAAAGGGGAACTTCACCCTGCGATGGCTGCTCTCGGAGCACTTGATTTTGATGCAAGCACATTAGGGAACCATGAATTCAATTATGGTTTGGATTACTTGGATATGGTATTAGAAGAAGCTCCATTCCCTATAGTGAATGCAAACGTATATGATGCAGTAACAGGCAAGAACCGCTACACACCCTATGTTATTCTGGATAAGAAAGTCGTGGATGGAAAGGGAAAGCAGCATGAGCTGAAAGTTGGCGTAATCGGTATTGTTGCGCCTGGTATTATGCGTTGGGACCGTGCATTGCTTGAAGGAAAAGTCATTGCAGAAGATGCAGCAGATACAGTTGAGAAGTTTATCCCAGAAATTGAAGAAGCAGGAGCCGATATGATTGTCGTTCTTTCACACTCGGGTATGGGAGATGAAACTCATACAAAGGGCGAAGATGACGTTGTTTATCAAATCTCCCAATTTGAAGGCGTGGATGCGATTCTAACGGGGCATAACCACTCTGTATTCCCTGGAGACTACGGCGATCTGCCAAACGTCGACATGGAAAAGGGCACTGTGAACGGAACACCAGTCGTTATGCCTGGAAAGTTCGGAAGTCATTTAGGCATTCTTGACCTAGTGTTGGAGAAAGACGGAGACAGCTGGAAGGTTGTTGACGGGACAGGCTCTTTACGTGAAATAGATAAAGATTCCGATGTTGTGAATCAAAAAGTGATCGATGCAGTAAAAGAAGCACATGAGGGAACAATCGAATATGTGCGCAGTCCGGTTGGTAAAACGACAGCACCGATTACAAGTTACTTTGCGTTAGTAAAAGATGATCCGTCCATTCAAATCGTGACGAATGCACAAAAATGGTATGTGGAAGAGCAAGTGAAAGGCACGGATTACGAAAACCTTCCAGTACTTTCTGCAGGAGCGCCATTTAAAGCTGGTGGACGCAACGGAGCAAACTACTACACAGAGATCCCTGCCGGTGAAATAGCGATTAAAAACGTGGCTGATTTATATGTGTATGACAACACGGTAGCGGCTCTCGTCTTAACTGGCGCTGATGTGAAGGAATGGCTTGAAATGTCTGCGGGACAGTTTAATCAAATTGATCCTTCCTCTAACGAGGAACAAGACTTGATCAATGCCGAATTCCGTACGTACAATTTTGATGTGCTCGATGGAGTCACTTATCAAGTTGATGTTACACAACCTGCAAAGTATGATCATAAAGGTGAAACGATCAATGAAAATGCTAGTCGGATCGTCAATTTGCAGTATGATGGAAAGCCGATCGATCCAAAGCAGAAATTCATCGTTGTGACAAACAACTACCGTGCCAGCGGAAACTTCCCAGGCGTCCGTAATGCAATCGATACAATCGAATATGCTTACGAGAACCGTGAAGCGATCATGGATTACATGATTGACCAAAAGACAATCGATCCATCTGCCGATAATAATTGGACATTCGTACAGGTTGAAGGCGATGCGAAAATCTTCTTTGAAACATCAGGGAAAGCACAGAACTTTGCTCCTGAAGAAGGCGATATCGAATATAGCGCTCCTACAAAGGACGGCTTTGCGAAGTTCTCGATCAAATTGAAATAA
- a CDS encoding carbohydrate ABC transporter permease, translated as MNTAGSFWRRSINGRTALLYLLPSIILFTVFVFYPMFRTIYLSFFLTDQAGNAAIQVGFENYQYLLGSSEFLNSMKATLLFVLYTVPIGVILALFFALLANEKLKGIGFFRTLYSSTMGVSVAASSVIWLFMFNPSIGMFNRLLQAVGLPQIQWLLDPEWALLSVSMSTIWMNIGFSFLILLGGLQNIDEHLYESSRIDGAGYFYRLRRITLPMLSPTLFFIITISLINAFQTFGQIDILTKGGPSQSTNLIVYSIYREAFINYQFGTASAQAVILFIIILIVTILQFKLGERKVHYQ; from the coding sequence ATGAATACAGCCGGATCTTTTTGGCGACGTTCCATTAATGGTCGGACGGCACTCCTGTATTTATTGCCATCGATCATCCTATTTACGGTATTTGTTTTTTATCCGATGTTCCGGACGATCTATCTCAGTTTTTTTCTGACCGATCAAGCCGGAAATGCTGCCATCCAGGTCGGTTTTGAAAACTACCAATACTTGTTGGGCTCGTCGGAGTTTCTAAACAGTATGAAAGCAACGCTCCTTTTTGTCCTTTATACCGTTCCAATCGGCGTAATCCTTGCCCTTTTCTTTGCCTTGCTGGCGAACGAGAAATTGAAGGGAATCGGCTTTTTCCGGACGCTGTATTCTTCAACGATGGGGGTATCGGTGGCGGCTTCTTCTGTCATTTGGCTGTTCATGTTTAACCCGAGCATTGGAATGTTCAATCGGCTCTTGCAGGCGGTCGGCCTCCCGCAAATCCAATGGCTGCTCGATCCCGAGTGGGCGCTTCTCTCGGTTTCCATGTCGACAATTTGGATGAATATCGGCTTTTCCTTCTTGATCTTACTAGGCGGCCTTCAAAATATTGATGAACATTTATACGAGAGTTCTCGGATTGATGGGGCGGGCTACTTTTACAGATTGCGGCGCATTACCTTGCCGATGCTATCTCCGACGTTATTTTTCATTATTACGATTTCGCTTATCAATGCATTTCAGACCTTTGGACAAATCGACATCTTGACGAAAGGCGGGCCTTCTCAATCGACGAATCTGATTGTGTATTCGATTTACCGTGAAGCGTTTATTAATTATCAATTCGGAACCGCAAGCGCACAAGCAGTCATTTTGTTCATCATCATATTAATTGTTACGATTCTGCAGTTCAAATTAGGGGAGAGGAAGGTGCATTATCAATGA
- a CDS encoding DUF5360 family protein, with translation MGRIQQEPSMRVLQWFFIVIDVSFILYFGATALKLIPVEYAYSDYTNPILVAWNWSFFPLDMAISITGLSSIYLHRKGRPEWKPFALISLVLTFCSGLMAISYWTLRLEFDISWWALNLALMLYPLFFIPRFIKSSRLASQH, from the coding sequence ATGGGCAGGATTCAACAAGAACCGTCGATGCGGGTTTTACAATGGTTTTTTATAGTGATTGATGTGTCTTTCATTTTGTACTTCGGTGCCACGGCACTTAAATTAATCCCGGTGGAATATGCGTACTCGGATTATACAAATCCCATCCTAGTTGCATGGAATTGGTCCTTCTTTCCGCTTGATATGGCCATCTCTATCACTGGGCTGTCTTCCATCTATTTGCACCGCAAGGGTCGTCCGGAATGGAAACCATTTGCTTTGATTTCGCTTGTACTTACTTTTTGTTCGGGGCTGATGGCCATTTCCTATTGGACGCTCCGGTTGGAATTTGATATCAGTTGGTGGGCTTTAAATCTAGCTTTGATGCTGTATCCTTTGTTTTTTATTCCCCGTTTTATTAAATCAAGCCGTCTTGCAAGTCAACATTGA